One Mycolicibacterium parafortuitum DNA segment encodes these proteins:
- a CDS encoding HAD-IB family hydrolase/lysophospholipid acyltransferase family protein, producing the protein MRLPGSVAEIQASPEGPEIGAFFDLDGTLVAGFTGVVMTQDRLRRRQMSVGEFIGMVQAGLNHQLGRSEFEDLIGKGARMLRGNSVADIDELAERLFVQKIVGRIYPEMREIVRAHMARGHTVVLSSSALTVQVEPVARFLGIGNVLSNKFETDEDGLITGEVTRPIIWGPGKARAVQEFAAANGVDLSRSYFYADGDEDVALMYLVGNPRPTNPEGKMAAVAAKRGWPILRFSSRSGSSPASQVRTALGIASMVPIAAGALGVGILTRNKRTGVNFFTSMFGRTLLDTVGINLNVLGEENLTAQRPAVFLFNHRNQADPLIAGRLVKDNFTSVGKKELENDPIVGTIGKILDAAFIDREDTTKAVEGLKKVEELARKGLSILIAPEGTRLDTTEVGEFKKGPFRIAMSVGIPIVPIVIRNAEVIAARDSSTFNPGTVDVVVYPPIPVDDWTQENLPERIEEVRQLYLDTLKDWPHDELTLPHLYRRSVSAKKTSARKAPAKKKAPAKATPAKATKATPAKAAGPAKATKAAKPAGDDKDGS; encoded by the coding sequence ATGCGCCTTCCCGGCTCGGTCGCCGAGATCCAGGCCAGCCCCGAGGGGCCGGAGATCGGCGCGTTCTTCGATCTCGACGGCACCCTGGTGGCCGGCTTCACCGGCGTCGTGATGACCCAGGACCGGTTGCGGCGCAGGCAGATGTCGGTCGGTGAGTTCATCGGCATGGTGCAGGCCGGCCTCAACCATCAGCTCGGGCGATCCGAGTTCGAGGACCTGATCGGCAAGGGGGCGCGGATGCTGCGCGGCAATTCGGTCGCCGACATCGACGAACTCGCCGAGCGGTTGTTCGTCCAGAAGATCGTCGGCCGGATCTACCCGGAGATGCGCGAGATCGTGCGGGCGCACATGGCACGCGGCCACACCGTCGTGCTCAGCTCGTCGGCGCTGACCGTCCAGGTCGAGCCCGTCGCCCGCTTCCTGGGCATCGGCAACGTGCTGAGCAACAAATTCGAGACCGACGAGGACGGGCTGATCACCGGAGAGGTGACGCGACCGATCATCTGGGGACCCGGAAAGGCCCGCGCGGTACAGGAATTCGCCGCTGCCAACGGTGTCGACCTGTCGAGGAGCTACTTCTACGCCGACGGTGACGAGGACGTCGCGCTGATGTACCTCGTCGGCAATCCGCGGCCCACCAACCCCGAGGGCAAGATGGCCGCTGTCGCGGCCAAGCGCGGTTGGCCGATCCTGAGGTTCAGCAGCCGCAGCGGTTCCAGCCCGGCCTCGCAGGTGCGCACCGCCCTCGGCATCGCATCGATGGTGCCGATCGCGGCAGGCGCACTCGGCGTCGGCATTCTGACCCGCAACAAGCGCACCGGCGTGAACTTCTTCACGTCGATGTTCGGGCGCACGCTCCTGGACACCGTGGGGATCAACCTGAACGTGCTCGGGGAGGAGAACCTCACCGCGCAGCGCCCGGCGGTGTTCCTGTTCAACCACCGCAACCAGGCCGACCCGCTGATCGCCGGGCGGCTGGTGAAGGACAACTTCACCTCGGTGGGCAAGAAGGAACTGGAGAACGACCCGATCGTCGGCACCATCGGCAAGATCCTGGATGCGGCCTTCATCGACCGAGAAGACACGACGAAGGCCGTCGAGGGGCTGAAGAAGGTCGAAGAGCTTGCCCGTAAAGGGCTTTCGATCCTGATCGCGCCGGAGGGCACCCGGCTCGACACCACCGAGGTCGGCGAGTTCAAGAAGGGGCCGTTCCGGATCGCGATGTCGGTCGGCATCCCGATCGTGCCGATCGTCATCCGCAACGCCGAGGTGATCGCCGCCCGCGACTCCAGCACCTTCAACCCCGGCACCGTCGACGTCGTCGTCTACCCGCCGATTCCGGTCGACGACTGGACCCAGGAGAACCTGCCGGAACGCATCGAGGAGGTCCGGCAGCTCTACCTCGACACGCTCAAGGACTGGCCGCACGACGAGCTGACATTGCCGCACCTGTACAGACGGTCGGTGTCGGCGAAGAAGACAAGCGCGAGAAAGGCTCCCGCGAAGAAGAAGGCACCGGCCAAGGCCACGCCCGCCAAGGCGACCAAGGCCACGCCCGCCAAAGCCGCCGGGCCTGCCAAGGCGACCAAGGCCGCCAAGCCCGCCGGGGACGACAAGGACGGGTCGTGA
- a CDS encoding alpha/beta fold hydrolase, producing MTAITAYRGPLRTTDLYVDDTGGQGRPVVLIHGWPLHSGSWAAQVDVLHGAGYRVVTYDRRGFGRSDKPMVGYTYESLSDDLSALLEELDLRDVTLVGYSMGGGEVAAYCARKGVERIRSAVFAASVTPFMSSRKDNPDGPLGATDAAKMAAALTANQDAFYEQLMTDVYSVDGELKVDEEQRQQALRMCGDASKVAALACMAAFGGTDFREDLPKVTVPSLVVHGDRDTTVPFEGSGKRTHEALPDSRLHVIAGGPHGIPVTHADEFNEVLLNFLAEDFTQQQRA from the coding sequence ATGACTGCGATCACCGCCTACCGCGGCCCGCTGCGCACCACCGATCTCTACGTCGACGACACCGGGGGACAAGGACGACCCGTCGTGCTGATCCACGGCTGGCCCCTGCACAGCGGATCCTGGGCGGCTCAGGTGGACGTGCTGCACGGTGCGGGATACCGCGTCGTCACCTATGACCGGCGCGGCTTCGGGCGCAGTGACAAACCGATGGTCGGATACACCTACGAGAGCCTGTCCGATGACCTGTCGGCGCTGCTGGAGGAACTCGACCTGCGGGACGTGACGCTGGTCGGGTACTCGATGGGCGGCGGCGAGGTCGCGGCGTACTGCGCGCGCAAAGGGGTCGAGCGCATCCGCAGTGCGGTGTTCGCGGCGTCGGTCACGCCGTTCATGTCGTCGCGCAAGGACAATCCGGACGGCCCGCTGGGCGCGACGGACGCGGCCAAGATGGCGGCGGCGCTGACGGCGAACCAGGACGCGTTCTACGAGCAATTGATGACCGACGTCTACTCCGTCGACGGGGAACTCAAGGTCGACGAGGAGCAGCGACAGCAGGCGCTGCGGATGTGCGGCGACGCGAGCAAGGTGGCGGCGCTGGCGTGTATGGCCGCGTTCGGTGGCACCGACTTCCGTGAAGACCTGCCCAAGGTCACGGTGCCGAGCCTGGTCGTACACGGCGACCGCGACACGACGGTGCCGTTCGAGGGCTCCGGAAAACGCACGCACGAGGCGCTTCCGGACAGCCGGCTGCACGTGATCGCCGGCGGACCGCACGGCATCCCCGTCACCCATGCCGACGAGTTCAACGAGGTGCTGCTGAACTTTCTCGCCGAGGACTTCACCCAGCAACAGCGGGCCTGA
- a CDS encoding cytochrome c oxidase assembly protein, whose protein sequence is MAAETSAAPVGAARRAPVWAVLYGVAVLAGVTAAALAALSLADALTATGLPDPGPVTTYGLPFVRAAGEIAAVTATGGFLLAAFLVPPQQNQVLDAGGYRSLRMATAASGIWAVCALLMVPLTVSDVSGQPLSSRLSFADIWAVADLIEIAGAWRWTALLAVLVTVLSIPVLRWSWTPVLFAGSLVTLLPLVLTGHSSSGGAHDIATNSLLFHLIAGAIWAGGLLALLAHALRGGEHAALAARRFSAVALWCFGAMAISGLINALVRVRLSDLLTTTYGALVLAKAAALIALGVLGWQQRRRGVAALQADPEARGALIRLALVEAVIFGLTFGIAVALGRTPPPAPVNPNLSILEVEIGYDLAGPPTLARLLFDWRFDLVFGTAAIVFAIVYLAGVRRLRRRGDAWPTGRVVAWLLGCLVLLLATSSGFGRYMPAMFSIHMIAHMMLSMLAPILLVLGAPVTLALRALPTAGRNAPPGPREWLLAALHSRYSRFVTNPFVATALFVVGFYGLYFSGLFDAAAGSHAAHVAMNLHFLLSGYLFYWVVIGIDPTPRPIPHLAKLGMVFASLPLHAFFGVVLMGTQSVLAESFYRSLQLPWNTDLLADQRVGGGIAWAAGEVPLVVVLIALFVQWRRTDERTAKRLDRAAERDDDADLAAYNNMLAELARRERERG, encoded by the coding sequence ATGGCTGCCGAGACCTCTGCCGCACCCGTCGGCGCCGCGCGCCGCGCACCGGTGTGGGCCGTGCTGTACGGCGTCGCGGTCCTCGCCGGTGTGACCGCCGCCGCGCTCGCGGCGCTCTCACTCGCCGACGCGCTGACGGCGACAGGTCTCCCCGATCCCGGACCGGTGACCACCTACGGGTTGCCGTTCGTCCGCGCGGCGGGGGAGATCGCCGCGGTGACCGCGACCGGCGGGTTCCTGCTCGCGGCGTTCCTGGTCCCGCCGCAGCAGAACCAGGTCCTCGACGCCGGCGGCTACCGGTCACTGCGGATGGCCACCGCGGCGTCCGGGATCTGGGCGGTGTGCGCGCTGCTGATGGTGCCGCTGACGGTCTCGGACGTCAGCGGTCAACCGTTGTCGTCGCGGCTGAGCTTCGCCGACATCTGGGCGGTGGCCGATCTGATCGAGATCGCCGGCGCGTGGCGGTGGACCGCGCTGCTCGCGGTGCTGGTGACGGTGCTGAGCATCCCCGTGCTGCGCTGGTCCTGGACCCCCGTGCTGTTCGCCGGGTCGCTGGTGACGTTGCTGCCGCTGGTGCTGACCGGGCATTCGTCCTCCGGCGGCGCGCACGACATCGCCACCAACAGCCTGTTGTTCCACCTGATCGCCGGCGCGATCTGGGCGGGCGGCCTGCTCGCCTTACTGGCGCACGCGCTGCGCGGCGGTGAGCACGCCGCACTGGCCGCGCGCCGATTCTCGGCGGTCGCGCTGTGGTGCTTCGGCGCGATGGCGATCAGCGGCCTGATCAACGCGCTGGTCCGAGTCCGGCTGTCGGATCTGCTGACCACCACCTACGGGGCGCTGGTGTTGGCCAAGGCCGCCGCGCTCATCGCGCTGGGTGTCCTCGGGTGGCAACAGCGGCGTCGGGGAGTGGCAGCACTGCAGGCCGATCCCGAGGCCCGCGGCGCGCTGATCCGCCTCGCGCTCGTCGAGGCGGTGATCTTCGGTCTGACGTTCGGAATCGCGGTCGCCCTCGGCCGCACGCCTCCGCCGGCGCCGGTGAATCCGAACCTGTCCATCCTCGAAGTCGAGATCGGCTACGACCTGGCCGGCCCGCCGACGCTGGCACGCCTGCTCTTCGACTGGCGTTTCGACCTGGTGTTCGGGACCGCGGCGATAGTGTTCGCCATCGTCTACCTGGCCGGCGTACGCCGGTTGCGGCGCCGCGGCGACGCCTGGCCGACCGGGCGGGTGGTGGCCTGGCTGCTGGGCTGCCTGGTGCTGCTGCTGGCGACGTCGTCGGGGTTCGGGCGCTACATGCCCGCGATGTTCAGCATCCACATGATCGCGCACATGATGCTGTCGATGCTGGCGCCGATCCTGCTGGTGCTCGGCGCCCCGGTGACCCTGGCGCTGCGGGCACTGCCGACGGCGGGGCGCAACGCCCCGCCGGGGCCACGGGAGTGGCTGCTGGCGGCGCTGCACTCGCGGTACTCACGGTTCGTCACCAACCCGTTCGTCGCGACCGCGCTGTTCGTCGTCGGGTTCTACGGCCTGTACTTCAGCGGACTGTTCGACGCGGCGGCGGGCAGCCACGCCGCCCACGTCGCGATGAATTTGCACTTCCTGCTCAGCGGCTACCTGTTCTATTGGGTCGTCATCGGCATCGACCCGACGCCGCGGCCGATACCGCACCTGGCCAAACTCGGGATGGTGTTCGCGTCGCTGCCGCTGCACGCGTTCTTCGGTGTGGTGCTGATGGGAACCCAGTCGGTGCTGGCCGAGAGCTTCTACCGGTCGCTGCAGCTGCCGTGGAACACCGACCTGCTGGCCGATCAGCGCGTCGGTGGCGGGATCGCCTGGGCGGCCGGCGAGGTACCGCTGGTGGTGGTGCTGATCGCGTTGTTCGTGCAGTGGCGCCGCACCGACGAACGGACCGCCAAGCGCCTCGATCGCGCCGCCGAGCGCGACGACGACGCCGACCTGGCCGCCTACAACAACATGCTGGCCGAACTGGCACGCCGGGAGCGCGAACGCGGCTGA
- a CDS encoding TetR/AcrR family transcriptional regulator C-terminal domain-containing protein encodes MSPPSVPERSSAGDPVRTLELLWRASGEPRVGRGPKQRTSVDSVVAAGIEIADADGLSAVTIRAVAARLGIAPMATYTYVPGKAELLDLMLDTVYAQMSRADLSGMGWRDRISTIAAENRATFDAHPWVAQLASTRPPLGPGMIAKYEHELRAFDGLGLSDLDMDSALTFVLGFVTSVARITIDTRNAQADSGISDQTWWERAEPLLAEVFDAEKFPLAARVGAAAGHAHDSAYSADHAFTFGLARVLDGLQTVIDRAAR; translated from the coding sequence ATGAGTCCGCCTTCTGTGCCGGAACGCAGCAGCGCCGGGGATCCGGTGCGCACGCTGGAGCTGCTCTGGCGCGCCTCCGGTGAGCCGCGCGTGGGCCGCGGGCCGAAACAGCGGACCAGCGTCGACTCGGTCGTGGCCGCCGGGATCGAGATCGCAGACGCCGACGGTCTGTCGGCGGTGACCATCCGTGCTGTCGCGGCGAGGCTCGGGATCGCGCCGATGGCCACCTACACCTACGTTCCGGGCAAGGCCGAACTCTTAGACCTGATGCTCGACACGGTGTACGCCCAGATGTCGCGTGCGGACCTGTCGGGGATGGGCTGGAGAGACAGGATTTCCACCATCGCCGCAGAGAATCGGGCGACGTTCGACGCGCATCCGTGGGTCGCGCAACTGGCGAGCACTCGGCCCCCGCTCGGTCCGGGGATGATCGCGAAGTACGAGCACGAACTACGTGCCTTCGACGGGCTCGGGCTCAGCGATCTCGACATGGACTCCGCGCTGACGTTCGTGCTCGGTTTCGTCACCTCGGTGGCCCGCATCACCATCGACACCCGAAATGCGCAGGCGGACAGCGGCATCAGCGACCAGACGTGGTGGGAGCGCGCGGAACCCCTGCTGGCCGAGGTGTTCGACGCCGAGAAGTTCCCGCTCGCGGCACGGGTAGGGGCGGCCGCGGGACACGCACACGACAGCGCCTACAGCGCCGATCACGCGTTCACGTTCGGTCTGGCCCGGGTGCTCGACGGCCTGCAAACCGTGATCGACCGCGCAGCGCGATGA
- a CDS encoding single-stranded DNA-binding protein has translation MFETPITIVGNIVTAPDRRWVGDQELIKFRVASNSRRRTADGTWEPGNSLYATVNCWGNLITGVGAGLGKGDPVIVVGYVYTSEYEDRDGNRRSSLEIRATSVGPDLARCIVRIESRRHPRPAVADAPSDAQSDSGAQEAAAEGSGAGTGDPGEASLPLSA, from the coding sequence ATGTTCGAGACACCCATCACCATCGTCGGCAACATCGTCACCGCACCGGACCGCCGCTGGGTAGGGGACCAGGAGCTGATCAAGTTCCGGGTCGCCAGCAACTCCCGCCGGCGCACCGCCGACGGCACCTGGGAGCCCGGGAACTCGCTGTACGCGACCGTGAACTGCTGGGGAAACCTGATCACCGGCGTCGGCGCCGGGCTCGGTAAGGGGGATCCGGTGATCGTCGTCGGATACGTCTACACCAGCGAGTACGAGGATCGTGACGGCAACCGGCGCTCGTCTCTGGAGATCCGCGCCACCTCGGTCGGGCCGGACCTGGCCCGCTGCATCGTGCGGATCGAGAGTCGCAGGCACCCGCGTCCGGCGGTGGCCGATGCCCCGTCCGATGCGCAGTCCGACTCCGGGGCCCAGGAAGCCGCGGCCGAGGGGTCCGGCGCCGGGACGGGTGACCCCGGCGAGGCGTCGCTGCCGCTGAGTGCGTAG
- a CDS encoding wax ester/triacylglycerol synthase family O-acyltransferase, with protein MSNAPDFDAAGLPEELSPLDQILHRGEANPRTRSGIMTVELLDTAPDWDIFRTRFEHASRKVLRLRQKVVTPTLPTAAPRWVVDPDFNLDYHLRRVRVPEPGTVRQVMDLAEIAAQSPLDISRPLWTATLIEGVENGRAALMVHLSHAVTDGVGGVEMFANLYDLERDPPPQPVPPLPVPTDLSPNDLMRNGLNRLPGTILGGVRDALVGSVKVAGHVVRDPVTRLGSAFDYARSGVRVVGPFATPSPILRRRSLSSRSEAIDIEFSDLHRASKAAGGSINDAYLAGLCGALRLYHEAMGVPVDTLPMAVPVNLRSEADPAGGNRFAGVNLAAPIGLSDPEVRIKEIRAQMTSKREERAIDLVGAIAPVVSLLPDPVLETMAGSIVNADVQASNVPVYAGDTFIAGAKVLRQYGIGPLPGVAMMVVLVSRSGYCTITARYDRASITDQDLFARCLLAGFDEVLALGGDGRVVPATFSVPETPSTTAEPNRSGPQ; from the coding sequence ATGAGCAACGCGCCGGACTTCGATGCGGCCGGACTGCCGGAGGAACTCAGCCCGCTCGACCAGATCCTGCATCGCGGCGAGGCCAATCCGCGCACCCGCTCGGGCATCATGACCGTCGAACTGCTCGACACCGCGCCGGACTGGGACATATTCCGGACCCGCTTCGAGCACGCCTCGCGCAAGGTGCTGCGGTTGCGGCAGAAGGTCGTCACCCCGACGCTGCCCACCGCCGCGCCCCGCTGGGTCGTCGACCCGGACTTCAACCTCGACTACCACCTGCGCCGGGTCCGCGTCCCCGAGCCCGGAACCGTGCGGCAGGTCATGGACCTCGCCGAGATCGCGGCACAGTCCCCGCTCGACATCTCCCGGCCGCTGTGGACCGCCACCCTGATCGAGGGCGTCGAGAACGGGCGGGCCGCGCTGATGGTCCACCTGAGCCACGCGGTCACCGACGGCGTCGGCGGGGTGGAGATGTTCGCCAACCTCTACGACCTCGAACGGGACCCGCCCCCGCAGCCCGTACCGCCGCTGCCGGTGCCGACCGACCTGTCGCCGAACGACCTGATGCGCAACGGGCTCAACCGGCTGCCCGGCACCATCCTCGGCGGCGTCCGCGACGCGCTCGTCGGTTCGGTCAAGGTGGCCGGCCACGTGGTCCGCGACCCGGTGACCCGGCTGGGCAGCGCCTTCGACTACGCGAGGTCGGGGGTCCGGGTGGTCGGCCCGTTCGCGACCCCGTCGCCGATCCTGCGCCGGCGCAGCCTGTCCTCGCGCAGCGAGGCCATCGACATCGAGTTCAGCGACCTGCACCGCGCCTCGAAAGCCGCGGGCGGGTCGATCAACGACGCTTATCTGGCAGGCCTGTGCGGCGCGCTGCGGCTCTACCACGAAGCCATGGGGGTGCCGGTCGACACACTGCCGATGGCCGTCCCGGTGAACCTGCGCTCGGAGGCCGACCCGGCCGGCGGGAACCGCTTCGCCGGGGTCAACCTCGCTGCGCCGATCGGCCTGTCCGACCCCGAGGTCAGGATCAAGGAGATCCGCGCGCAGATGACCAGCAAGCGCGAAGAACGTGCGATCGATCTGGTCGGCGCGATCGCGCCCGTGGTCAGCCTGCTGCCCGACCCCGTACTGGAAACCATGGCCGGGTCCATCGTCAACGCCGACGTGCAGGCCAGCAACGTCCCCGTCTACGCCGGGGACACCTTCATCGCCGGTGCGAAAGTGTTGCGGCAGTACGGCATCGGGCCGCTGCCCGGCGTCGCGATGATGGTGGTGCTGGTGTCGCGGTCGGGCTACTGCACCATCACCGCCCGCTACGACCGTGCCTCCATCACCGACCAGGACCTGTTCGCGCGCTGCCTGCTCGCAGGATTCGACGAGGTCCTGGCCCTCGGCGGCGACGGGCGGGTCGTCCCCGCGACATTCAGCGTCCCCGAGACACCTTCTACCACCGCCGAACCGAACAGGAGTGGCCCGCAGTGA
- a CDS encoding glycerol-3-phosphate 1-O-acyltransferase: MKFRADEIAAYSAVGDTLVLASVSSPAEEALLADWLAAQRTAHPESKIEVLKLPADDDPPPAVLAQLVELLQADDDRSVVPVRVFWVPGGLPTRSKVVALLSGRDTYCPPKAIQHSILKRDPSRARVVAGEPAKVSELHERWKDTTVAENPREFARFVLRRAILAIERVELRLLGPEYKSPQLIKPEVLSSSRFREGLEKIPNATVEQAGEMLDELSTGWSRFSVDLIPSLGRAIFSRGFDPNIDYDRAEIESMRQALETHPAVLLFSHRSYLDGVIVPVAMQENRLPPVHTFAGINLSFGFMGPLMRRSGVIFLRRTLDDPLYKFVLRQFVGYIVEKRFNLSWAIEGTRSRTGKMLPPKLGLLAYVADAYLDGRSDDILLQPVSISFDQLHETAEYARYARGGEKTPEGLSWLVNYIKAQGERNYGKIYVRFPEAVSMREYLGEPHGPMSTDDAAKRLAMQKMAFAVAWRILQVTPVNATALVSALLLSTRGIALTLDQLHHTLQDSLDYLERKQVPMTNSALRLRTPDGVQAALDALSGGHPVTRTDSGRVPVWNIAPEDELQAAFYRNSLIDAFLETSLVELALAYAARTETDRLDAFWAQVMRLRDLLKFEFYFADSAAYREHVAEEMSWHPDWEGAVEEGGERIDALLAEKRPAIAGPLLRPFFEAYQIVADALIDAPAEISEKDLTAKALGLGRQYLAQGRVQSTESVSALLFTTARQVAADQHLLEPAADLADRRRAFRTELRGILKDMNTVDRCARRQFFARERSRRQLRNDPVS; the protein is encoded by the coding sequence GTGAAGTTCCGCGCCGACGAGATCGCGGCGTATTCGGCGGTGGGCGACACCCTGGTGCTGGCGTCGGTGTCGTCGCCCGCCGAGGAAGCGCTGCTCGCCGACTGGCTCGCGGCGCAGCGCACCGCCCATCCCGAGTCGAAGATCGAAGTCCTCAAACTGCCCGCCGACGACGATCCGCCCCCGGCGGTGCTGGCACAACTCGTCGAACTGCTCCAAGCCGACGACGACCGTTCGGTCGTCCCGGTCCGGGTGTTCTGGGTGCCGGGCGGTCTGCCCACCCGGTCCAAGGTGGTCGCGCTGCTCTCCGGCCGCGACACCTACTGCCCGCCCAAGGCCATTCAGCACAGCATCCTCAAACGAGACCCGTCGCGGGCGCGTGTCGTCGCGGGCGAACCCGCGAAGGTGTCCGAGCTGCATGAACGGTGGAAGGACACCACCGTCGCCGAAAACCCCAGGGAATTCGCCCGATTCGTGCTCCGCCGGGCGATCCTGGCCATCGAGCGCGTCGAACTGCGTCTACTGGGTCCTGAGTACAAATCCCCTCAGCTGATCAAGCCGGAGGTGCTGTCCTCGTCGCGGTTCCGCGAAGGCCTGGAGAAGATCCCGAACGCCACTGTCGAGCAGGCCGGCGAGATGCTCGACGAACTCTCCACCGGGTGGAGCAGGTTCTCGGTCGACCTGATCCCGTCGTTGGGGCGGGCCATCTTCAGCCGAGGTTTCGACCCCAACATCGACTACGACCGCGCCGAGATCGAATCGATGCGCCAGGCTTTGGAGACGCATCCGGCGGTGCTGCTGTTCTCGCACCGGTCCTACCTCGACGGGGTCATCGTGCCCGTCGCGATGCAGGAGAACCGGCTGCCGCCGGTGCACACCTTCGCCGGGATCAACCTGTCGTTCGGTTTCATGGGCCCGCTGATGCGCCGCTCCGGCGTGATCTTCCTGCGCCGCACACTCGACGACCCGCTGTACAAGTTCGTACTGCGCCAGTTCGTCGGCTACATCGTCGAGAAGCGGTTCAACCTGTCCTGGGCGATCGAGGGCACCCGGTCGCGGACCGGAAAGATGTTGCCGCCCAAGCTCGGTCTGCTCGCCTACGTCGCCGACGCCTACCTGGACGGACGCAGCGACGACATCCTGCTGCAGCCGGTGTCGATCAGCTTCGACCAGCTGCACGAGACGGCCGAGTACGCGCGGTATGCCCGCGGCGGGGAGAAGACGCCCGAGGGCCTCTCCTGGCTGGTGAACTACATCAAGGCGCAGGGCGAACGCAACTACGGCAAGATCTACGTCCGTTTCCCCGAGGCCGTGTCGATGCGCGAATACCTCGGCGAACCGCACGGTCCGATGAGCACCGACGACGCCGCCAAACGCCTCGCGATGCAGAAGATGGCGTTCGCGGTGGCCTGGCGGATTCTGCAGGTCACCCCGGTCAACGCGACCGCCCTGGTGTCGGCGCTGCTGCTGAGCACCCGTGGCATCGCGCTGACCCTCGACCAGTTGCACCACACCCTGCAGGACTCGCTGGACTACCTTGAGCGCAAACAGGTTCCGATGACCAACAGCGCGCTACGGCTACGCACCCCGGACGGCGTGCAGGCCGCGCTCGACGCGTTGTCGGGCGGGCATCCGGTCACCCGCACCGACAGCGGCCGCGTCCCGGTGTGGAACATCGCGCCAGAAGACGAGCTGCAGGCCGCGTTCTACCGCAACTCGCTGATCGACGCGTTCCTGGAGACCTCACTGGTCGAGTTGGCCCTGGCTTATGCCGCGCGCACCGAGACCGACCGGCTCGACGCGTTCTGGGCCCAGGTGATGCGCCTGCGGGATCTGCTCAAGTTCGAGTTCTACTTCGCCGACTCGGCCGCCTACCGCGAGCACGTGGCCGAGGAGATGTCGTGGCATCCCGACTGGGAGGGCGCCGTCGAGGAGGGCGGTGAGCGCATCGACGCGCTGCTGGCCGAGAAACGCCCCGCGATCGCCGGGCCGCTGCTGCGGCCGTTCTTCGAGGCCTACCAGATCGTCGCCGACGCGCTGATCGACGCACCCGCCGAGATCTCGGAGAAGGATCTGACCGCCAAGGCGCTCGGGCTCGGCAGACAGTACCTGGCGCAGGGCCGGGTGCAGAGCACGGAATCGGTGTCGGCGCTGCTGTTCACGACGGCCCGTCAGGTGGCCGCGGACCAGCATCTGCTCGAACCCGCCGCCGACCTGGCCGATCGGCGGCGAGCTTTCCGCACCGAGCTGCGCGGCATCCTCAAGGACATGAACACCGTCGACCGCTGCGCCCGTAGGCAGTTCTTCGCGCGCGAGCGCAGCCGGCGGCAACTGCGCAACGACCCTGTGTCGTAG